The sequence CCCCTTGGCGTCACGGAATTCTTCATCTTTTCCCTGATAGACCTTCTCGAGAAGCTCGGGAGTCGCGCGCACGACCCAGACGTTCTTCTCAACTTCATATTCGGGCATGTACACTTCCTTCACTTTTTTCTTGTACTCGAACTGTACCCCGACATCCTCTTTCTTGATCTTGCTTACGTTTCCCACGTTCAGCCATTGGTTGTCAAAATCCGCGTACATGGGCTTCATGAGATAACGAAGAATGGGATAGGCTATGGGCAGTCCGATCAAGAACCCGATGACATGAGTAAAATTCATGAAAAACGTGCGGCGCTTGACGCTCTTTTCAAGGTCAGGCAGAGGTACCAACACCTCCCCTGGCGTGACATGGATATTGTCTTCGAGATGTGAGATCTCCACTTCATGCGTGGTGACGTAGTCTGCTCGCTTAAACGGCGGCAATGCCAAAATATCTCGTGATGGCGTACCTAGCTGCACGAGATCTTCCGTCACAGCCTGCACATGGTCCATCGCAACTTGCCGCTCGCCGTTGCCGTTCATCGACACCACGATATGACTGATCTCGTGGGAGAACGGATCAAGCACAACCTTCGAGACTTCGC is a genomic window of Candidatus Nitrospira kreftii containing:
- a CDS encoding hypothetical protein (conserved protein of unknown function) gives rise to the protein MLQPKLKSKVRCTDLDIGEVSKVVLDPFSHEISHIVVSMNGNGERQVAMDHVQAVTEDLVQLGTPSRDILALPPFKRADYVTTHEVEISHLEDNIHVTPGEVLVPLPDLEKSVKRRTFFMNFTHVIGFLIGLPIAYPILRYLMKPMYADFDNQWLNVGNVSKIKKEDVGVQFEYKKKVKEVYMPEYEVEKNVWVVRATPELLEKVYQGKDEEFRDAKGTVIWTNKKEIPYVAFSGKCPHLGCAYKWRNHKALGPVFLCPCHLSIYDAAGNVLDGPAPRALDALPVRISVSGEVEIIDMEFKAGTKAQVRIV